A stretch of Desulfobacter hydrogenophilus DNA encodes these proteins:
- a CDS encoding general secretion pathway protein GspG, whose translation MVEIIRQLIMGGVALGIIVGNSESILQYYDDTVAMARQVATAGDLRSISLMLDYEFMKRGRLPKKERFGRWLGKNFKENELKAVMVDHWGNDMVYLLSRDGKTYTLQSPGPDGLMDTEDDMTRTGP comes from the coding sequence ATGGTTGAAATCATTAGACAGTTGATTATGGGCGGGGTTGCCCTTGGCATTATTGTTGGCAACTCCGAAAGTATCCTGCAGTATTACGATGACACCGTTGCTATGGCCCGCCAGGTGGCCACAGCCGGTGATTTGCGTTCTATCAGCCTGATGCTTGATTATGAATTTATGAAACGGGGCCGGCTGCCAAAGAAAGAGCGGTTTGGGCGTTGGCTGGGAAAAAATTTTAAGGAAAACGAACTAAAGGCCGTCATGGTGGATCACTGGGGAAATGACATGGTCTACCTGCTGTCCAGGGACGGCAAAACCTATACGCTTCAAAGCCCCGGGCCGGACGGTCTTATGGACACCGAAGACGATATGACCCGCACTGGGCCTTAA